The genomic interval GGCCCGCCTCCTTTTATACAAACGATGGCAAGTCTTAGTATGGATAGATTGAATCCGTTTTTTTCTGAAGCATCGAGGAATAGGTTTTCTGCTTCGATTTTATCTTTTGCATATATGTCGTCTAAAGGATTTAGATAATTGCCATCTTTATCAATGACTCCGCCTTCTGCTTTTTGGTCTCCATAAACTCGCTCACTGCTGATGAAAACAATATCTTTGATTCCATTTTTTACTGCGCTTTCAATAATGTTTTTAGAACCGTTAATATCGATATCTTTTCTGATATTTGGGTCTATCTTTGGTGCAGTTACAAAAGCCATATGAATGATTGAGTCAACCTTCTTTTCACGGATTATATCTGCCAATTTTGAGTCGCGTACATCAAGCTTAATGAAGTTTTCTTTTGGCACATAAGAAGATTCCTTGTAATCGATTCCAACAAAATCTATTTTTCTCTCTCTAAATATTTCCGCCATCCTTCTTCCAATGAAACCTCCTATTCCTGTAATGAGTATCATAAAAGCAGAGCCTCCTTTTTTGATGTTATGAAGATAAGAAATCTAATTTTCCTGAGATTTTTAATTTGAATGTTTCATCTGTATCGAAATTATTGACTGTTATTCGTTTCAACTTATAGGGATTATCTCCGTTCTTATTCAAGCCAAAAATAGTCGAACAACATAATCTATAACCACAAGTTTCAAAATATTCATTCTTTATATT from Candidatus Schekmanbacteria bacterium carries:
- a CDS encoding NAD(P)-dependent oxidoreductase translates to MILITGIGGFIGRRMAEIFRERKIDFVGIDYKESSYVPKENFIKLDVRDSKLADIIREKKVDSIIHMAFVTAPKIDPNIRKDIDINGSKNIIESAVKNGIKDIVFISSERVYGDQKAEGGVIDKDGNYLNPLDDIYAKDKIEAENLFLDASEKNGFNLSILRLAIVCIKGGGPGLGDMINSASKTGRYMKLRGKNPPIQLIHCDDVVDAAYNALGKNGIFDIGAEDKITLTEIFEYAAQLGGKKPSPINLPEKPTYYLVKFLWNIGLSPIPPLYVRMLGYDFFRDVSKTVETLGKPKYSSKEIIENIVS